A genome region from Paralichthys olivaceus isolate ysfri-2021 chromosome 6, ASM2471397v2, whole genome shotgun sequence includes the following:
- the tasorb gene encoding protein TASOR isoform X1 has translation MALNPSAAGRKDPERAGAAGLHPDGGEPQKNSTATSAPANQNGDQAGCGDGVMPEQEAPERRRSAPTDARSFSGSPSPGPRPSEELPRRNFQIPRKARERKGLYNFLRPDSREFEDLVKILSSFYLDSSSRAAFSYSKARLIYNELLEKEFIEKRREMKQEGRTEQELTESYCFLFPDKAKLHWICEKGLSVGHSKITTLGNPSVGVYLSKYSDLLQINPFEVGSSGDMVIFKVMRGRIKHIHENMPKNAMEPTPKFDCNLSKSANRVTSLLSYRAFELTQQYFYEFAFDEIKARPRHVCPYAVVSFKYIGKEAAATPMTAHRFNAISPEGSKGKNCYTVWSGPLLNKGQELFPICLRSSSRPYLPFKLPEKLEMNRGMQLEQVKRKIPSVLFSWDTYRASREVLKCGMSCSLFEVVDGKGKPTNGSLAALVNKLERDRMVLVKSLFDRGFLFLLSSAQMVESKERWGRTEKNLQALFIFQESRTVVKYSSRLFEPELLTAEPQPAHLSSTEPFIPALHYSLFKLRPNPGKDLSAGVERQATDYLTRMDSGTVRPFILPDYKCNMDDRINPLPVPRPKFNMDAMLRSYVHNPANYMLPLNKAKDIMERIRNPVPVPVPTPTPVQAPVEYSPVSDWGGSDRGSDRAERPPERPAQEKPPQDSSRRRPGLAHSNGAQLQHKPHVDSQPQPQRLRLSQNEYDKHKMKQLLKLIQLHKKALIKDPEKEREEDGTWDANNLKRKFEGDESGGINKHQRTDPLSNGEPSQGIQAGEMGDEGGHGDNLTAVMESMGIYDTDLRARGNANTSAVNETQRLLKILLATLNKAVAQGSVSVQVNHGEPSTGSGSGEPSIPDPDFRKQLEPALQTNYTEEDMDCSPGSPFSVGSPLEQAHTSDNPTWVLPVNEGTSKQTVNTDLSPFPGLRPEPEAVRATDSQPELKTPAVVEVKKAAAATTLPVLEEVPFRPSISLDTILNQEIHSLTSDIKNIMQTNHICYTSQLPPRLVPRGCWLPNSCFSDFIASFVSPVPTQGHVKALCEMMDKLIPAPPAPSKVTSPPPPVTTSNLTTPPPAPIQTSKTKAESPLSKSTPSSQSDKMGSIKEPASTKAKSEVASTELGGEVYSPSLTTTDSPDANSQNPSLLAGSLIGQLKPEVFSSLVEIFKDVTKNTVKFYIHSSDEGEERTVCKEIKEYLKSLGNSECSPQTFLENSGSLDKLLIIIQNEDIAAHVHKIPALVSLKKLPSVSFAGVDTLDDVKNHTYNELFVSGGFMVSDEFVLNPDLITQDRLQGLLKFLEEQSSPEHPWQWKVHCKSQKKLKELGRLNTNAMGLLNLLTAYQKKHLVEFLPYHECDTQSRQAPDLECLIKLQAQHTQQRHLIFLTERPFEMFLQFSRNGIVIASIDDVMSGFHSLIGSINQNELPTPPSTVVNDECVEEEDMSLDSDDGDEPPTIADSAEQNQIGEKKKPPQPPPPNMEEFRPPLPDQQVTPERTPTLSEYSALKTAISQFKATNQIGIGSSDIGSLSPGGFPVNPHQSFLCPSASWSSYTGSSSYAASPAYPASPCSTTQEQEYRTTAPATIPTPPVMATAGPLANLASLPMEVKPPPPPHLMMLGHTYGSDTGGAGVTGNSPHTTSIPYTNHCDTTQPVYIAGTPSQHDRTVSGPGEGVWGTAGTSTCESGSGQGVVTSGLLDSSGLPKSGEALGGSTPASQGNRTQVNCTDNLGSSVGIPTVATRGGSVVRPKLPPHPMCAVGYGSIGGIPGQMDHGPMRGAMGPGSLGSYRGRGIPPGLWTRPGRGHDRGGGGGPCSWGYPAGRGRAQDYYSDYTYSHNYAPE, from the exons ATGGCCCTGAACCCCAGCGCGGCGGGGAGGAAGGACCCGGAACGCGCCGGGGCCGCCGGACTCCACCCGGACGGCGGCGAGCCCCAGAAGAATTCAACCGCCACCTCGGCCCCGGCCAACCAAAATGGCGATCAGGCTGGATGTGGAGACGGTGTAATGCCCGAGCAAGAAGCCCCTGAGCGGCGGAGGAGCGCACCGACGGACGCCCGGAGCTTCAGCGGCTCTCCCTCGCCGGGCCCGAGACCGAGCGAGGAGCTGCCACGGAGAAATTTCCAAATCCCGAGGAAGGCGAGAGAACGGAAAG GCTTGTACAACTTTCTGCGGCCTGATAGTCGGGAGTTCGAGGACCTCGTGAAGATTTTGTCATCGTTTTATTTGGACTCATCATCACGAGCAGCCTTCTCCTACTCCAAGGCCAGGCTCATCTACAACGAACTGCTGGAGAAGGAG TTCATCGAGAAGCGCCGAGAGATGAAGCAGGAGGGGCGGACGGAACAAGAATTGACTGAGTCGTACTGTTTCCTTTTTCCAGACAAAGCAAAG CTCCATTGGATCTGCGAGAAGGGTCTGTCTGTTGGACACTCCAAGATTACTACACTTGGAAATCCTTCAGTGG GTGTTTATCTCTCcaaatattcagatttattaCAAATCAACCCTTTTGAAGTGGGCTCATCTGGAGACATGGTCATTTTTAAAGTCATGAGG GGCCGAATAAAGCACATCCACGAGAACATGCCTAAGAATGCAATGGAGCCCACACCCAAGTTTGACTGTAACTTGTCGAAAAGTGCCAACAGGGTAACATCTCTGCTGTCCTACAGGGCCTTTGAGCTCACACAG cAATATTTTTATGAGTTTGCATTTGATGAGATCAAGGCTCGACCCAGGCACGTGTGCCCCTACGCTGTGGTTTCCTTTAAGTACATAGGCAAAGAGGCTGCTGCGACTCCTATGACTGCACACAG GTTTAATGCAATTTCCCCTGAAGGAAGTAAAG GGAAGAACTGCTACACTGTGTGGAGTGGTCCACTACTGAACAAGGGTCAGGAGTTATTCCCAATCTGTTTACGATCGTCTTCGCGCCCCTACCTTCCTTTCAAACT GCCTGAGAAGCTGGAGATGAATCGGGGCATGCAGTTAGAGCAGGTGAAGCGAAAGATTCCCTCTGTGCTCTTTTCTTGGGACACCTACAGAGCATCACGGGAAG TATTGAAGTGTGGGATGTCCTGCAGCCTGTTTGAGGTGGTGGATGGAAAAGGCAAACCGACCAACGGCAGCCTGGCAGCGCTGGTCAACAaactggagagagacagaatg GTGCTGGTGAAGTCCTTGTTTGACCGGGGctttctcttcctgctctctTCAGCTCAGATGGTTGAGTCCAAAG aGCGGTGGGGGCGGACTGAGAAAAACCTGCAAGCATTATTCATCTTTCAGGAATCAAGGACGGTTGTTAAATATT CATCCAGACTGTTTGAGCCAGAGCTGCTGACAGCGGAGCCTCAGCCCGCCCACCTGTCCTCCACGGAGCCCTTCATCCCCGCTCTGCACTACTCGCTGTTCAAGCTGCGGCCTAACCCAGGCAAGGACCTTAGCGCCGGGGTGGAGCGGCAGGCCACCGATTACCTTACGCGCATGGATTCGGGTACGGTGCGGCCGTTCATTCTGCCCGACTACAAATGTAACATGGATGATCGAATCAACCCGCTCCCGGTGCCCAGACCCAAATTTAACATGGATGCCATGCTTCGCTCTTATGTGCACAACCCTGCCAACTATATGTTACCCCTGAACAAGGCAAAGGACATCATGGAGAGAATACGAAACCCTGTACCTGTACCCGtacccacacccacacccgTTCAAGCCCCAGTGGAATACAGCCCTGTGTCTGACTGGGGTGGCTCGGACAGGGGCTCGGACAGGGCAGAGAGACCCCCGGAGAGGCCAGCCCAGGAGAAACCACCACAAGACAGCAGCAGACGGCGGCCTGGGTTGGCCCATTCAAACGGAGCCCAGTTGCAGCACAAGCCCCACGTTGACTCTCAGCCTCAGCCCCAGAGGTTACGGTTGTCCCAGAATGAGTATGACAAACACAAGATGAAGCAGCTGCTCAAGTTGATTCAGCTTCATAAGAAAGCACTAATAAAAGACCCTGAGAAGGAAAGGGAAGAGGACGGAACCTGGGACGCCAACAATTTGAAGAGGAAGTTTGAGGGAGATGAGAGTGGAGGCATAAACAAACACCAGCGTACTGATCCGCTGAGCAACGGGGAGCCCAGTCAAG GCATCCAAGCCGGTGAGATGGGAGATGAAGGTGGACACGGTGACAATCTGACAGCTGTAATGGAAAGCATGGGCATCTATGACACTGATCTGAGGGCCCGTGGCAACGCCAACACCTCAGCGGTCAACGAGACGCAGCGCCTCCTCAAGATCCTGCTGGCCACTCTCAACAAAGCCGTGGCTCAGGGTTCAGTGTCTGTGCAGGTAAATCACGGTGAACCGTCGACGGGTTCAGGCAGCGGGGAGCCTTCTATTCCTGACCCGGATTTTAGGAAACAACTTGAGCCAGCCTTGCAAACAAACTACACAGAG GAGGACATGGACTGTAGCCCTGGAAGTCCGTTCAGCGTCGGCTCCCCGCTAGAGCAAGCTCACACCTCAGATAACCCGACATGGGTTCTCCCCGTCAATGAAGGTACCTCGAAGCAGACAGTTAACACAGACCTCTCCCCTTTTCCTGGGCTGAGGCCTGAGCCGGAGGCCGTGAGAGCGACAGACAGTCAGCCAGAGCTGAAGACGCCTGCAGTTGTGGAAGTAAAAAAGGCAGCTGCAGCTACCACATTACCAGTTTTAGAGGAGGTTCCCTTCAGGCCCTCCATCAGCCTGGACACCATCCTTAACCAGGAAATTCATAGTCTCACTTCTGACATTAAGAACATTATGCAGACTAACCACATCTGCTATACCTCGCAGCTACCACCACGGTTGGTTCCACGCGGCTGCTGGTTACCCAACAGCTGCTTCTCAGACTTTATCGCATCCTTCGTCTCCCCTGTCCCCACTCAGGGACACGTCAAAGCACTATGTGAGATGATGGACAAGTTGATCCCAGCCCCACCTGCTCCCTCGAAGGTCACTTCTCCACCTCCCCCAGTAACAACGTCTAATCTTACAACACCACCCCCTGCCCCAATCCAGACTTCCAAAACTAAAGCGGAGTCCCCCCTGTCCAAGAGCACCCCCTCCTCCCAGAGTGATAAAATGGGCTCTATCAAAGAACCTGCATCCACAAAAGCTAAATCAGAAGTCGCCTCAACAGAGTTGGGGGGAGAAGTTTATTCTCCCTCTCTAACCACAACAGACTCTCCAGACGCTAACTCCCAAAACCCAAGCCTGCTTGCTGGCAGCCTCATTGGTCAGCTGAAGCCTGAGGTTTTCAGCAGTCTGGTGGAGATCTTTAAGGACGTCACGAAGAATACGGTGAAATTCTACATTCACTCTAGTgacgagggggaggagagaactgTGTGCAAGGAGATAAAG GAGTACTTGAAAAGTCTTGGCAACAGCGAGTGCAGCCCGCAAACGTTTCTGGAAAACAGCGGCAGTTTAGACAAGCTCCTCATCATCATTCAGAACGAGGACATCGCTGCGCACGTGCACAAG ATCCCGGCTCTGGTGTCGTTAAAGAAGTTGCCTTCAGTGAGTTTTGCTGGAGTGGACACTCTGGACGATGTCAAGAATCACACTTACAATGAGCTCTTTGTGTCTGGAGGCTTCATGGTGTCTGACGAGTTTGTCCTAAACCCCGACCTTATCACGCAGG ATCGGTTACAGGGGCTGCTGAAGTTCTTGGAAGAGCAGAGCTCCCCTGAACACCCCTGGCAGTGGAAGGTGCACTGCAAGTCCCAGAAGAAGCTGAAAGAGCTGGGGAG GTTAAACACCAACGCCATGGGGCTTCTGAACCTCCTGACAGCTTATCAGAAGAAGCACCTAGTGGAGTTCCTCCCTTATCACGAGTGTGACACTCAGTCGCGTCAGGCTCCTGATCTGGAATGTCTGATCAAACTCCAAGCGCAGCACACACAGCAACGGCACCTTATCTTCCTCACTG aGAGGCCATTTGAGATGTTTCTCCAGTTTTCCAGAAATGGAATAGTAATTGCAAGCATTGATGATGTAATGAGCGGATTCCACAGTCTGATTGGCTCCATTAATCAGAATGAGCTTCCGACGCCGCCCTCTACTG TAGTGAATGATgagtgtgtggaggaggaagacatGTCATTAGACtctgatgatggtgatgagcCACCCACTATAGCCGATTCTGCAGAGCAGAACCAGataggagagaagaaaaagccTCCGCAGCCGCCGCCACCAAATATGGAGGAGTTTCGTCCTCCGCTCCCAGACCAGCAGGTCACGCCTGAGAGAACTCCGACGCTGTCTGAGTACAGTGCTCTCAAAACCGCCATCTCTCAGTTCAAAGCCACCAACCAGATAGGTATAGGCTCTTCAGACATTGGCAGCTTGTCACCAGGAGGTTTTCCTGTGAATCCCCACCAGAGCTTCCTGTGTCCCTCAGCCTCGTGGTCATCCTACACTGGCTCTTCAAGCTACGCTGCCTCCCCAGCCTACCCAGCCTCGCCCTGCAGCACCACCCAGGAACAGGAGTATCGCACTACAGCTCCTGCCACGATCCCAACTCCCCCTGTCATGGCCACAGCAGGACCTCTTGCCAACCTGGCGTCCCTCCCCATGGAGGTCAaacctccccctccacctcatCTCATGATGCTTGGTCACACATATGGCTCGGACACTGGCGGAGCTGGGGTGACTGGGAACTCTCCACACACCACCTCCATCCCTTACACAAACCATTGCGACACAACCCAGCCAGTTTACATTGCTGGGACTCCCTCACAACATGACAGGACAGTCAGTGGACCTGGGGAGGGAGTGTGGGGCACTGCAGGGACTAGCACTTGTGAGAGTGGCAGTGGCCAGGGCGTAGTCACATCAGGACTGTTGGACTCAAGTGGGCTCCCTAAGAGCGGGGAAGCCCTTGGAGGCAGCACCCCTGCTAGTCAAGGGAACAGGACTCAGGTGAATTGCACTGACAACCTTGGATCCTCTGTGGGAATTCCCACAGTGGCCACCAGGGGGGGGTCAGTAGTCAGACCTAAGCTGCCTCCACATCCAATGTGTGCAGTTGGCTATGGGAGTATAGGTGGCATCCCTGGACAGATGGACCATGGGCCTATGCGGGGTGCAATGGGTCCTGGTTCTTTAGGGAGCTATCGAGGGAGAGGAATCCCACCAGGACTTTGGACTCGTCCAGGACGAGGACATGATCGGGGGGGCGGAGGTGGTCCCTGCTCCTGGGGTTACCCAGCAGGCAGGGGCAGGGCACAGGATTACTACTCGGACTACACATACTCTCACAATTATGCCCCTGAATAG
- the tasorb gene encoding protein TASOR isoform X2 translates to MALNPSAAGRKDPERAGAAGLHPDGGEPQKNSTATSAPANQNGDQAGCGDGVMPEQEAPERRRSAPTDARSFSGSPSPGPRPSEELPRRNFQIPRKARERKGLYNFLRPDSREFEDLVKILSSFYLDSSSRAAFSYSKARLIYNELLEKEFIEKRREMKQEGRTEQELTESYCFLFPDKAKLHWICEKGLSVGHSKITTLGNPSVGVYLSKYSDLLQINPFEVGSSGDMVIFKVMRGRIKHIHENMPKNAMEPTPKFDCNLSKSANRVTSLLSYRAFELTQQYFYEFAFDEIKARPRHVCPYAVVSFKYIGKEAAATPMTAHRFNAISPEGSKGKNCYTVWSGPLLNKGQELFPICLRSSSRPYLPFKLPEKLEMNRGMQLEQVKRKIPSVLFSWDTYRASREVLKCGMSCSLFEVVDGKGKPTNGSLAALVNKLERDRMVLVKSLFDRGFLFLLSSAQMVESKERWGRTEKNLQALFIFQESRTVVKYSSRLFEPELLTAEPQPAHLSSTEPFIPALHYSLFKLRPNPGKDLSAGVERQATDYLTRMDSGTVRPFILPDYKCNMDDRINPLPVPRPKFNMDAMLRSYVHNPANYMLPLNKAKDIMERIRNPVPVPVPTPTPVQAPVEYSPVSDWGGSDRGSDRAERPPERPAQEKPPQDSSRRRPGLAHSNGAQLQHKPHVDSQPQPQRLRLSQNEYDKHKMKQLLKLIQLHKKALIKDPEKEREEDGTWDANNLKRKFEGDESGGINKHQRTDPLSNGEPSQGIQAGEMGDEGGHGDNLTAVMESMGIYDTDLRARGNANTSAVNETQRLLKILLATLNKAVAQGSVSVQVNHGEPSTGSGSGEPSIPDPDFRKQLEPALQTNYTEEDMDCSPGSPFSVGSPLEQAHTSDNPTWVLPVNEGTSKQTVNTDLSPFPGLRPEPEAVRATDSQPELKTPAVVEVKKAAAATTLPVLEEVPFRPSISLDTILNQEIHSLTSDIKNIMQTNHICYTSQLPPRLVPRGCWLPNSCFSDFIASFVSPVPTQGHVKALCEMMDKLIPAPPAPSKVTSPPPPVTTSNLTTPPPAPIQTSKTKAESPLSKSTPSSQSDKMGSIKEPASTKAKSEVASTELGGEVYSPSLTTTDSPDANSQNPSLLAGSLIGQLKPEVFSSLVEIFKDVTKNTVKFYIHSSDEGEERTVCKEIKEYLKSLGNSECSPQTFLENSGSLDKLLIIIQNEDIAAHVHKIPALVSLKKLPSVSFAGVDTLDDVKNHTYNELFVSGGFMVSDEFVLNPDLITQDRLQGLLKFLEEQSSPEHPWQWKVHCKSQKKLKELGRLNTNAMGLLNLLTAYQKKHLVEFLPYHECDTQSRQAPDLECLIKLQAQHTQQRHLIFLTERPFEMFLQFSRNGIVIASIDDVMSGFHSLIGSINQNELPTPPSTVNDECVEEEDMSLDSDDGDEPPTIADSAEQNQIGEKKKPPQPPPPNMEEFRPPLPDQQVTPERTPTLSEYSALKTAISQFKATNQIGIGSSDIGSLSPGGFPVNPHQSFLCPSASWSSYTGSSSYAASPAYPASPCSTTQEQEYRTTAPATIPTPPVMATAGPLANLASLPMEVKPPPPPHLMMLGHTYGSDTGGAGVTGNSPHTTSIPYTNHCDTTQPVYIAGTPSQHDRTVSGPGEGVWGTAGTSTCESGSGQGVVTSGLLDSSGLPKSGEALGGSTPASQGNRTQVNCTDNLGSSVGIPTVATRGGSVVRPKLPPHPMCAVGYGSIGGIPGQMDHGPMRGAMGPGSLGSYRGRGIPPGLWTRPGRGHDRGGGGGPCSWGYPAGRGRAQDYYSDYTYSHNYAPE, encoded by the exons ATGGCCCTGAACCCCAGCGCGGCGGGGAGGAAGGACCCGGAACGCGCCGGGGCCGCCGGACTCCACCCGGACGGCGGCGAGCCCCAGAAGAATTCAACCGCCACCTCGGCCCCGGCCAACCAAAATGGCGATCAGGCTGGATGTGGAGACGGTGTAATGCCCGAGCAAGAAGCCCCTGAGCGGCGGAGGAGCGCACCGACGGACGCCCGGAGCTTCAGCGGCTCTCCCTCGCCGGGCCCGAGACCGAGCGAGGAGCTGCCACGGAGAAATTTCCAAATCCCGAGGAAGGCGAGAGAACGGAAAG GCTTGTACAACTTTCTGCGGCCTGATAGTCGGGAGTTCGAGGACCTCGTGAAGATTTTGTCATCGTTTTATTTGGACTCATCATCACGAGCAGCCTTCTCCTACTCCAAGGCCAGGCTCATCTACAACGAACTGCTGGAGAAGGAG TTCATCGAGAAGCGCCGAGAGATGAAGCAGGAGGGGCGGACGGAACAAGAATTGACTGAGTCGTACTGTTTCCTTTTTCCAGACAAAGCAAAG CTCCATTGGATCTGCGAGAAGGGTCTGTCTGTTGGACACTCCAAGATTACTACACTTGGAAATCCTTCAGTGG GTGTTTATCTCTCcaaatattcagatttattaCAAATCAACCCTTTTGAAGTGGGCTCATCTGGAGACATGGTCATTTTTAAAGTCATGAGG GGCCGAATAAAGCACATCCACGAGAACATGCCTAAGAATGCAATGGAGCCCACACCCAAGTTTGACTGTAACTTGTCGAAAAGTGCCAACAGGGTAACATCTCTGCTGTCCTACAGGGCCTTTGAGCTCACACAG cAATATTTTTATGAGTTTGCATTTGATGAGATCAAGGCTCGACCCAGGCACGTGTGCCCCTACGCTGTGGTTTCCTTTAAGTACATAGGCAAAGAGGCTGCTGCGACTCCTATGACTGCACACAG GTTTAATGCAATTTCCCCTGAAGGAAGTAAAG GGAAGAACTGCTACACTGTGTGGAGTGGTCCACTACTGAACAAGGGTCAGGAGTTATTCCCAATCTGTTTACGATCGTCTTCGCGCCCCTACCTTCCTTTCAAACT GCCTGAGAAGCTGGAGATGAATCGGGGCATGCAGTTAGAGCAGGTGAAGCGAAAGATTCCCTCTGTGCTCTTTTCTTGGGACACCTACAGAGCATCACGGGAAG TATTGAAGTGTGGGATGTCCTGCAGCCTGTTTGAGGTGGTGGATGGAAAAGGCAAACCGACCAACGGCAGCCTGGCAGCGCTGGTCAACAaactggagagagacagaatg GTGCTGGTGAAGTCCTTGTTTGACCGGGGctttctcttcctgctctctTCAGCTCAGATGGTTGAGTCCAAAG aGCGGTGGGGGCGGACTGAGAAAAACCTGCAAGCATTATTCATCTTTCAGGAATCAAGGACGGTTGTTAAATATT CATCCAGACTGTTTGAGCCAGAGCTGCTGACAGCGGAGCCTCAGCCCGCCCACCTGTCCTCCACGGAGCCCTTCATCCCCGCTCTGCACTACTCGCTGTTCAAGCTGCGGCCTAACCCAGGCAAGGACCTTAGCGCCGGGGTGGAGCGGCAGGCCACCGATTACCTTACGCGCATGGATTCGGGTACGGTGCGGCCGTTCATTCTGCCCGACTACAAATGTAACATGGATGATCGAATCAACCCGCTCCCGGTGCCCAGACCCAAATTTAACATGGATGCCATGCTTCGCTCTTATGTGCACAACCCTGCCAACTATATGTTACCCCTGAACAAGGCAAAGGACATCATGGAGAGAATACGAAACCCTGTACCTGTACCCGtacccacacccacacccgTTCAAGCCCCAGTGGAATACAGCCCTGTGTCTGACTGGGGTGGCTCGGACAGGGGCTCGGACAGGGCAGAGAGACCCCCGGAGAGGCCAGCCCAGGAGAAACCACCACAAGACAGCAGCAGACGGCGGCCTGGGTTGGCCCATTCAAACGGAGCCCAGTTGCAGCACAAGCCCCACGTTGACTCTCAGCCTCAGCCCCAGAGGTTACGGTTGTCCCAGAATGAGTATGACAAACACAAGATGAAGCAGCTGCTCAAGTTGATTCAGCTTCATAAGAAAGCACTAATAAAAGACCCTGAGAAGGAAAGGGAAGAGGACGGAACCTGGGACGCCAACAATTTGAAGAGGAAGTTTGAGGGAGATGAGAGTGGAGGCATAAACAAACACCAGCGTACTGATCCGCTGAGCAACGGGGAGCCCAGTCAAG GCATCCAAGCCGGTGAGATGGGAGATGAAGGTGGACACGGTGACAATCTGACAGCTGTAATGGAAAGCATGGGCATCTATGACACTGATCTGAGGGCCCGTGGCAACGCCAACACCTCAGCGGTCAACGAGACGCAGCGCCTCCTCAAGATCCTGCTGGCCACTCTCAACAAAGCCGTGGCTCAGGGTTCAGTGTCTGTGCAGGTAAATCACGGTGAACCGTCGACGGGTTCAGGCAGCGGGGAGCCTTCTATTCCTGACCCGGATTTTAGGAAACAACTTGAGCCAGCCTTGCAAACAAACTACACAGAG GAGGACATGGACTGTAGCCCTGGAAGTCCGTTCAGCGTCGGCTCCCCGCTAGAGCAAGCTCACACCTCAGATAACCCGACATGGGTTCTCCCCGTCAATGAAGGTACCTCGAAGCAGACAGTTAACACAGACCTCTCCCCTTTTCCTGGGCTGAGGCCTGAGCCGGAGGCCGTGAGAGCGACAGACAGTCAGCCAGAGCTGAAGACGCCTGCAGTTGTGGAAGTAAAAAAGGCAGCTGCAGCTACCACATTACCAGTTTTAGAGGAGGTTCCCTTCAGGCCCTCCATCAGCCTGGACACCATCCTTAACCAGGAAATTCATAGTCTCACTTCTGACATTAAGAACATTATGCAGACTAACCACATCTGCTATACCTCGCAGCTACCACCACGGTTGGTTCCACGCGGCTGCTGGTTACCCAACAGCTGCTTCTCAGACTTTATCGCATCCTTCGTCTCCCCTGTCCCCACTCAGGGACACGTCAAAGCACTATGTGAGATGATGGACAAGTTGATCCCAGCCCCACCTGCTCCCTCGAAGGTCACTTCTCCACCTCCCCCAGTAACAACGTCTAATCTTACAACACCACCCCCTGCCCCAATCCAGACTTCCAAAACTAAAGCGGAGTCCCCCCTGTCCAAGAGCACCCCCTCCTCCCAGAGTGATAAAATGGGCTCTATCAAAGAACCTGCATCCACAAAAGCTAAATCAGAAGTCGCCTCAACAGAGTTGGGGGGAGAAGTTTATTCTCCCTCTCTAACCACAACAGACTCTCCAGACGCTAACTCCCAAAACCCAAGCCTGCTTGCTGGCAGCCTCATTGGTCAGCTGAAGCCTGAGGTTTTCAGCAGTCTGGTGGAGATCTTTAAGGACGTCACGAAGAATACGGTGAAATTCTACATTCACTCTAGTgacgagggggaggagagaactgTGTGCAAGGAGATAAAG GAGTACTTGAAAAGTCTTGGCAACAGCGAGTGCAGCCCGCAAACGTTTCTGGAAAACAGCGGCAGTTTAGACAAGCTCCTCATCATCATTCAGAACGAGGACATCGCTGCGCACGTGCACAAG ATCCCGGCTCTGGTGTCGTTAAAGAAGTTGCCTTCAGTGAGTTTTGCTGGAGTGGACACTCTGGACGATGTCAAGAATCACACTTACAATGAGCTCTTTGTGTCTGGAGGCTTCATGGTGTCTGACGAGTTTGTCCTAAACCCCGACCTTATCACGCAGG ATCGGTTACAGGGGCTGCTGAAGTTCTTGGAAGAGCAGAGCTCCCCTGAACACCCCTGGCAGTGGAAGGTGCACTGCAAGTCCCAGAAGAAGCTGAAAGAGCTGGGGAG GTTAAACACCAACGCCATGGGGCTTCTGAACCTCCTGACAGCTTATCAGAAGAAGCACCTAGTGGAGTTCCTCCCTTATCACGAGTGTGACACTCAGTCGCGTCAGGCTCCTGATCTGGAATGTCTGATCAAACTCCAAGCGCAGCACACACAGCAACGGCACCTTATCTTCCTCACTG aGAGGCCATTTGAGATGTTTCTCCAGTTTTCCAGAAATGGAATAGTAATTGCAAGCATTGATGATGTAATGAGCGGATTCCACAGTCTGATTGGCTCCATTAATCAGAATGAGCTTCCGACGCCGCCCTCTACTG TGAATGATgagtgtgtggaggaggaagacatGTCATTAGACtctgatgatggtgatgagcCACCCACTATAGCCGATTCTGCAGAGCAGAACCAGataggagagaagaaaaagccTCCGCAGCCGCCGCCACCAAATATGGAGGAGTTTCGTCCTCCGCTCCCAGACCAGCAGGTCACGCCTGAGAGAACTCCGACGCTGTCTGAGTACAGTGCTCTCAAAACCGCCATCTCTCAGTTCAAAGCCACCAACCAGATAGGTATAGGCTCTTCAGACATTGGCAGCTTGTCACCAGGAGGTTTTCCTGTGAATCCCCACCAGAGCTTCCTGTGTCCCTCAGCCTCGTGGTCATCCTACACTGGCTCTTCAAGCTACGCTGCCTCCCCAGCCTACCCAGCCTCGCCCTGCAGCACCACCCAGGAACAGGAGTATCGCACTACAGCTCCTGCCACGATCCCAACTCCCCCTGTCATGGCCACAGCAGGACCTCTTGCCAACCTGGCGTCCCTCCCCATGGAGGTCAaacctccccctccacctcatCTCATGATGCTTGGTCACACATATGGCTCGGACACTGGCGGAGCTGGGGTGACTGGGAACTCTCCACACACCACCTCCATCCCTTACACAAACCATTGCGACACAACCCAGCCAGTTTACATTGCTGGGACTCCCTCACAACATGACAGGACAGTCAGTGGACCTGGGGAGGGAGTGTGGGGCACTGCAGGGACTAGCACTTGTGAGAGTGGCAGTGGCCAGGGCGTAGTCACATCAGGACTGTTGGACTCAAGTGGGCTCCCTAAGAGCGGGGAAGCCCTTGGAGGCAGCACCCCTGCTAGTCAAGGGAACAGGACTCAGGTGAATTGCACTGACAACCTTGGATCCTCTGTGGGAATTCCCACAGTGGCCACCAGGGGGGGGTCAGTAGTCAGACCTAAGCTGCCTCCACATCCAATGTGTGCAGTTGGCTATGGGAGTATAGGTGGCATCCCTGGACAGATGGACCATGGGCCTATGCGGGGTGCAATGGGTCCTGGTTCTTTAGGGAGCTATCGAGGGAGAGGAATCCCACCAGGACTTTGGACTCGTCCAGGACGAGGACATGATCGGGGGGGCGGAGGTGGTCCCTGCTCCTGGGGTTACCCAGCAGGCAGGGGCAGGGCACAGGATTACTACTCGGACTACACATACTCTCACAATTATGCCCCTGAATAG